Proteins from one Juglans microcarpa x Juglans regia isolate MS1-56 chromosome 6S, Jm3101_v1.0, whole genome shotgun sequence genomic window:
- the LOC121237963 gene encoding protein JINGUBANG-like, giving the protein MSSALPDMGVMACPPSFHSKNDSQSESNPHESESNFLLSLPSLESVPSLTLQPHQHQPSLSISNTHRRFLPTLKGHNSPISSLTLAGKFLYTGSSDGEIRSWKRNPYQSESDQGSSTILNNLVAAGEGAVKSMVVQADKIFSAHQDHKIRVWRINNSHETDRRNQKYTHLATLPTLGDRALKLLMPKNQVQIRRHKSCTWVHHVDAVSALALSKDESFLYSVSWDRTLKIWRTKDFKCLESLTNAHDDAINALALSHDGHVYTGSADRKIKVWKKNSGDQNKHCLVATLEKHNSGINALALSSDGSVLYSGACDRSILVWEKGGGSGGMEVVGALRGHKNSILCLAVVSDLVCSGSADRTVRIWRRLSRNYNCLAVLDGHRGPVKCLTAAIDHRCNASEKAYLVYSGGLDCDIMVWQILVPC; this is encoded by the coding sequence ATGTCCTCTGCTCTCCCTGATATGGGAGTTATGGCATGCCCACCATCTTTCCACTCAAAGAATGACTCTCAATCCGAGTCCAATCCCCATGAATCAGAGTCAAACTTCCTTCTTTCCTTACCAAGCCTGGAATCGGTTCCTTCTCTTACCTTACAACCCCACCAGCATCAACCCTCTCTTTCCATTTCCAACACCCACCGTCGCTTCCTACCCACTCTCAAAGGCCATAACTCCCCCATATCCTCTCTCACCCTCGCCGGAAAATTCCTCTACACCGGCTCTTCCGACGGAGAAATCCGATCCTGGAAGCGCAACCCTTACCAATCTGAATCCGATCAGGGGAGTAGTACAATTCTAAACAACCTGGTTGCTGCTGGGGAGGGTGCAGTGAAATCCATGGTTGTTCAGGCTGACAAAATCTTTAGCGCTCATCAAGATCATAAAATCCGGGTATGGAGAATCAACAACAGCCATGAAACTGATCGTCGTAATCAAAAGTACACGCACTTGGCCACACTCCCAACGCTTGGTGACCGTGCCTTGAAACTCCTGATGCCCAAGAACCAGGTTCAGATACGTAGGCACAAAAGTTGCACCTGGGTCCATCACGTTGATGCTGTGTCTGCACTTGCTTTGTCGAAAGATGAGTCGTTCCTCTACTCCGTTTCTTGGGATCGGACGCTCAAAATCTGGCGAACAAAGGACTTCAAATGCTTAGAATCCCTGACAAACGCACATGATGATGCGATTAACGCGTTGGCATTATCACACGATGGACATGTCTATACAGGTTCGGCTGACAGGAAAATCAAGGTGTGGAAGAAAAACTCAGGAGATCAGAACAAACACTGTCTTGTTGCTACACTGGAGAAACATAATTCGGGGATTAATGCATTGGCTCTGAGCAGTGATGGGTCTGTGTTGTACTCGGGTGCATGCGACAGATCCATTCTGGTATGGGAGAAGGGTGGTGGCAGCGGCGGCATGGAGGTTGTGGGCGCGCTTAGAGGCCACAAAAACTCCATATTGTGTTTGGCTGTTGTGTCTGATCTGGTTTGCAGTGGCTCGGCAGATAGAACTGTAAGGATTTGGAGACGATTGAGTAGAAATTACAATTGTTTGGCAGTCTTGGACGGGCACAGAGGCCCTGTAAAGTGCTTGACTGCAGCAATTGATCATCGCTGCAACGCATCTGAGAAAGCTTACCTCGTTTACAGCGGTGGTTTGGACTGTGACATTATGGTTTGGCAGATTTTAGTTCCTTGCTAG